A single window of Hymenobacter sp. APR13 DNA harbors:
- a CDS encoding glycosyltransferase family 2 protein, translating to MLIDVIIPAFNEEQSIAQVLREIPAGLVREVIVVDNNSSDRTGEVARAAGATVLRETRPGYGHACLAGMAHAFARPLPEQADIIVFLDGDHSDYPEEMPLLVAPILRGEADMVIGSRALGEREAGSMMPQQIFGNWLATNLLRRLYGAHFTDLGPFRAIRREALQRIGMADTTYGWTVEMQLKAAKLRLRNTEVPVRYRRRIGTSKVSGTVRGTLGAGYKILWTIFRYL from the coding sequence ATGCTGATTGACGTCATTATTCCTGCTTTCAACGAAGAGCAGTCCATTGCGCAGGTGCTGCGCGAGATTCCGGCCGGTCTTGTGCGGGAAGTCATTGTAGTCGACAACAACTCCTCCGACCGCACCGGCGAGGTGGCCCGCGCGGCTGGCGCCACGGTGCTGCGCGAAACCCGCCCCGGCTACGGCCACGCCTGCCTGGCCGGCATGGCCCACGCCTTCGCCCGCCCCCTGCCCGAGCAGGCCGACATCATCGTGTTTCTGGACGGCGACCATTCCGACTACCCCGAGGAAATGCCGCTGCTGGTGGCCCCCATCCTGCGTGGTGAGGCCGACATGGTCATCGGCTCGCGGGCGCTGGGCGAGCGGGAAGCCGGCTCCATGATGCCGCAGCAGATTTTCGGCAACTGGCTGGCCACTAACCTGCTCCGCCGCCTCTACGGGGCCCACTTCACCGACCTGGGCCCGTTCCGGGCAATCCGGCGGGAGGCGCTGCAACGTATTGGCATGGCCGACACCACCTACGGCTGGACGGTGGAAATGCAGCTCAAAGCCGCCAAGCTGCGCCTGCGCAACACCGAAGTGCCGGTGCGCTACCGCCGCCGCATCGGCACCAGCAAAGTATCGGGCACGGTGCGCGGCACACTGGGCGCCGGCTACAAAATCCTCTGGACCATTTTCCGGTATCTGTAA
- a CDS encoding cellulose synthase family protein: protein MLFLEITLLVVYGLCLLFVLGFSLTQFQLTRLARRAYRQGLLPEPAAPAVWPRVTVQLPLYNEVFVAERLIDACAALDYPTDRLHIQVLDDSTDETVALVAARVAYHQARGLHIEQVRRPDRQGYKAGALAYGLTHSEAELVAIFDADFVPQPDFLRRTVPYFQQEPRLGVVQTRWGHLNEEYSLLTELQAFGLNAHFHVEQLGRNAGGHFINFNGTGGVWRRSCIEDAGGWHADTLTEDLDLSYRAQLRGWRFHYLPHVVAPAELPATLDALKSQQFRWTKGAAETARKHLRNVLRSGQPLSTKLHATFHLLNSSVFVAILVMALVSVPLVFVRADLPELKPVLRVASVFLLAFVPLVYYYYTAWRLDKPTAPRWRFAADFLLFLSVSMGLTLHNARAVLLGYQGRQSAFIRTPKLGLVKRTGGWRGRRYRTGDLLDGLTFTEGLLTLYFAFGVGAGLYFGDWGLLPFHLMLTAGYGIIFLYSVRHRA, encoded by the coding sequence ATGCTTTTCCTCGAAATCACGCTGCTGGTCGTTTATGGGCTGTGTCTGCTGTTTGTGTTGGGCTTCAGCCTCACGCAGTTTCAGCTGACGCGGCTGGCCCGGCGTGCCTACCGGCAGGGCCTGCTGCCGGAGCCGGCCGCGCCGGCCGTGTGGCCCCGCGTGACGGTGCAGCTGCCGCTCTACAACGAGGTGTTTGTGGCCGAGCGCCTTATTGACGCCTGCGCCGCCCTCGACTACCCCACCGACCGCCTCCACATCCAGGTCCTCGACGACTCCACCGACGAAACTGTGGCCCTGGTGGCGGCGCGCGTGGCCTACCACCAGGCCCGCGGCCTGCACATCGAGCAGGTGCGCCGGCCCGACCGCCAGGGCTACAAGGCCGGCGCCCTAGCCTACGGCCTGACCCATTCCGAAGCCGAGCTGGTGGCCATCTTCGACGCCGACTTTGTGCCGCAGCCTGATTTCCTGCGCCGCACGGTGCCGTACTTTCAGCAGGAGCCGCGCCTGGGCGTGGTCCAGACGCGCTGGGGCCACCTCAACGAGGAGTATTCGCTGCTAACCGAGCTACAGGCGTTCGGGCTGAACGCGCACTTCCATGTGGAGCAGCTGGGCCGCAACGCCGGCGGGCACTTCATCAATTTCAACGGCACAGGCGGCGTGTGGCGCCGCAGCTGCATCGAGGATGCCGGCGGCTGGCACGCCGATACGCTCACCGAAGACCTGGACCTGAGCTACCGCGCCCAGCTGCGGGGCTGGCGCTTCCACTACCTGCCCCACGTGGTGGCCCCGGCCGAGCTGCCCGCCACCCTCGACGCGCTGAAGTCGCAGCAGTTCCGCTGGACCAAGGGCGCCGCCGAAACCGCCCGCAAGCACCTGCGCAACGTGCTCCGCTCCGGGCAGCCGCTGTCCACCAAGCTGCACGCCACGTTTCATCTGCTCAACAGCTCGGTGTTTGTGGCCATTCTGGTGATGGCGCTGGTGAGTGTGCCGCTGGTGTTCGTGCGGGCCGATTTGCCGGAACTGAAGCCGGTGCTGCGGGTGGCCTCGGTGTTTCTGCTGGCCTTCGTGCCACTGGTGTACTACTATTACACGGCCTGGCGCCTCGATAAGCCCACCGCCCCGCGCTGGCGCTTCGCGGCCGACTTCCTGCTGTTTTTGTCGGTGTCGATGGGGCTGACGCTGCACAACGCGCGGGCGGTGCTGCTGGGCTACCAGGGCCGGCAGTCGGCGTTTATCCGCACGCCCAAGCTGGGGCTGGTGAAGCGCACCGGCGGCTGGCGCGGCCGCCGCTACCGCACCGGCGACCTGCTCGACGGCCTCACGTTCACGGAAGGACTGCTGACGCTGTACTTCGCCTTCGGAGTGGGCGCCGGGCTGTATTTCGGCGACTGGGGCCTATTGCCGTTCCACCTGATGCTCACGGCCGGCTACGGCATTATCTTCCTGTATTCCGTCCGGCACCGGGCCTGA
- a CDS encoding glycosyltransferase 87 family protein yields the protein MNKLTDNNSPKPLANDSRPITGRQALALLVSGGAYAGLAYATPRAEFGLLLGLLAVAFGAYAWLLHSRLPLWAGLLAALLLRLLWLPALPALSDDYHRFRWDGLLVAAGLNPYQYRPDELVADDSAAGVQANPTSPQPATTLLQPAAEELQTLYPRLNSPHYYSVYPPVCQAVFGVASGIFPAHERGAVLLMRLVLLLAEAATAGLLLALLRQLGLPRQRALWYLLNPLVLVELTGNLHFEALVVALLLLALWLLARGHWAVSAGALGLAVGTKLLPLLLLPLLLRRLGWWRTAAYGALTLLTVALLFAPFVSAELARNIGRSLNLYFRSFEFNASVYYLLRAGGYYLTGYNQIARIGPALALGSVAWILLLTFGEKRPTWATLPATLLLLLTGYYLLATIVHPWYLTPLLALSVFTRYRYAFVWSGLIVLSYAAYQTTAYTENPWLLALEYGVLLGAMVWDYRQQRLVRLAA from the coding sequence ATGAACAAGCTGACGGACAACAATTCACCCAAACCGCTTGCTAACGATTCGCGGCCGATAACCGGCCGGCAAGCGCTGGCATTGCTGGTTTCGGGCGGGGCGTACGCGGGGCTGGCTTACGCCACTCCGCGGGCAGAATTCGGGCTGCTGCTGGGGCTGCTGGCGGTGGCATTTGGGGCGTACGCGTGGCTGCTACACTCGCGGCTGCCGCTATGGGCGGGCCTGCTGGCGGCGCTGCTGCTACGGCTGCTGTGGCTGCCGGCCCTCCCCGCCCTCTCCGACGACTACCACCGCTTCCGCTGGGACGGCCTGCTGGTGGCCGCTGGCCTCAACCCGTACCAGTACCGCCCGGATGAACTCGTGGCTGATGATTCTGCGGCTGGGGTCCAGGCCAACCCGACCTCGCCCCAGCCGGCAACCACGCTGCTTCAGCCCGCCGCTGAGGAACTCCAGACGCTCTATCCGAGGCTGAACTCGCCGCACTACTACTCCGTGTATCCGCCGGTGTGCCAGGCGGTGTTCGGGGTAGCGTCGGGCATCTTTCCGGCCCATGAGCGGGGCGCGGTCCTGCTGATGCGGCTGGTGCTGCTGCTGGCCGAAGCCGCCACGGCCGGGCTGCTGCTGGCGCTGCTGCGGCAGCTGGGGCTGCCCCGGCAACGGGCGCTGTGGTACCTGCTCAACCCGTTGGTGCTGGTGGAGCTGACCGGCAACCTGCACTTCGAGGCCCTGGTGGTAGCACTACTGCTGCTGGCGCTGTGGCTGCTGGCGCGGGGGCACTGGGCGGTTTCGGCGGGGGCGCTGGGGCTGGCGGTGGGCACCAAGCTGCTGCCGCTGCTGCTGCTGCCACTGCTGTTGCGCCGGCTGGGCTGGTGGCGCACGGCAGCCTACGGCGCCCTCACGCTGCTGACGGTGGCGCTGCTATTCGCGCCGTTCGTGTCGGCAGAGCTGGCCCGCAACATCGGCCGCAGCCTCAACCTGTATTTCCGCAGCTTCGAGTTCAATGCCAGCGTGTATTACCTGCTGCGCGCCGGCGGCTACTACCTCACCGGCTACAACCAGATTGCCCGCATCGGGCCGGCGCTGGCCCTGGGCAGCGTGGCTTGGATTCTGCTGCTGACCTTCGGCGAAAAGCGCCCGACCTGGGCCACCCTACCGGCCACCCTGCTGCTGCTGCTCACGGGCTACTACCTGCTGGCTACCATCGTGCACCCGTGGTACCTGACGCCGCTGCTGGCCCTGAGCGTGTTTACGCGCTACCGCTACGCCTTCGTGTGGTCGGGACTGATAGTGCTGTCGTACGCGGCTTACCAAACCACGGCCTATACCGAGAATCCGTGGCTACTGGCGCTGGAATATGGCGTTCTGCTGGGCGCTATGGTTTGGGATTATCGCCAGCAGCGGCTGGTGCGGCTGGCTGCTTAA
- a CDS encoding TIGR04282 family arsenosugar biosynthesis glycosyltransferase has protein sequence MSATSTNPAHQHLLVFARHPELGKVKTRLAAGIGNEAALAVYRELLAHTRAVAQALPAHKTVWLAEAPTTPPASADAWPDYEQQLQFPGDLGARMLTAFAHAFNQGARAVLIVGTDCPGLSTAILEQAYAALATHDLVVGPAEDGGYYLLGMKELYEDVFLGKSWSTDSVLAHTLADADRMGLTVAQLPTLRDVDDAADLAAWRDTSGE, from the coding sequence ATGTCTGCCACCAGTACCAATCCTGCTCACCAGCACCTGCTCGTTTTCGCCCGCCACCCCGAACTGGGTAAGGTGAAAACCCGACTGGCCGCCGGCATCGGCAACGAAGCGGCGCTGGCCGTGTACCGGGAGCTGCTGGCCCATACCCGGGCCGTGGCGCAGGCACTGCCCGCCCACAAAACCGTGTGGCTGGCCGAAGCCCCAACAACCCCCCCCGCCAGCGCCGACGCCTGGCCGGACTACGAGCAGCAGCTGCAGTTTCCCGGCGACCTGGGGGCGCGCATGCTGACGGCATTTGCCCACGCCTTCAACCAGGGCGCCCGCGCCGTCCTCATCGTCGGGACGGATTGCCCGGGTTTGTCCACGGCTATTTTGGAGCAGGCATACGCTGCGCTGGCTACGCATGACCTGGTTGTAGGGCCGGCTGAGGATGGCGGGTATTATCTGTTGGGAATGAAAGAGTTGTACGAAGATGTTTTCCTGGGAAAAAGCTGGAGTACTGACTCCGTGCTGGCCCACACCTTGGCCGACGCTGACCGTATGGGCCTGACCGTCGCGCAGCTGCCCACGCTGCGCGACGTAGACGATGCCGCCGACCTGGCCGCTTGGCGCGACACCTCCGGCGAGTAG
- a CDS encoding rhodanese-like domain-containing protein — MLNRLVHKLAWLRRTSLVSSGLWLLALGACGRERQGEPARNNTAYDQLLKTLYRNTVPLMQPAQLAATLQAKPGGVVLLDTRTPEEYRISHLQGARFVDFGTFEKAEFRDVPRDRPVVVYCSVGYRSERVGERLRALGFRDVRNLYGGIFQWVNDGYPVFNAQGRTDEVHPYSVLWSPWLKKGRKVYE, encoded by the coding sequence ATGCTGAATCGCCTTGTACATAAGCTGGCCTGGCTGCGCCGCACGAGTTTGGTGTCGTCGGGGCTGTGGCTGCTGGCGCTGGGGGCCTGCGGGCGGGAGCGGCAGGGCGAGCCGGCGCGCAACAACACCGCCTACGACCAATTGCTGAAAACGCTGTACCGCAACACGGTGCCGCTGATGCAGCCGGCGCAGCTGGCCGCCACCCTGCAGGCCAAGCCCGGCGGCGTGGTGCTGCTGGACACCCGCACACCCGAAGAGTACCGCATCAGCCACCTGCAGGGCGCCCGGTTTGTGGACTTCGGCACCTTCGAGAAGGCTGAGTTCCGCGACGTGCCCCGCGACCGGCCGGTAGTGGTGTACTGCTCGGTAGGTTACCGGAGCGAGCGGGTAGGGGAGCGGCTGCGCGCCCTCGGCTTCCGCGACGTGCGCAACCTCTACGGCGGCATTTTTCAGTGGGTGAACGACGGCTACCCGGTGTTCAACGCCCAGGGCCGCACCGACGAGGTGCACCCATACTCGGTGCTGTGGAGCCCGTGGCTGAAAAAAGGCCGTAAGGTATATGAGTAG
- the arsS gene encoding arsenosugar biosynthesis radical SAM (seleno)protein ArsS (Some members of this family are selenoproteins.), with translation MKSLQARHALLADTGYQLTVLSQADAAGAHLPAFAHKLRETGLLPLRPTSLRVMQINVGKMCNQVCKHCHVDAGPDRTEIMTRETMQQCLAALAQSDIQVVDLTGGAPEMNPDFRWLVEQISALGRQTIVRCNLTIIVANKKYHDLPEFFAKHRVQVVSSLPHFSAARTDAQRGEGVFGRSIRALQMLNQVGYGVEGSGLQLDLVFNPSGAFLPGNQASLEREFKQRLLREHGIVFNNLLAITNLPVSRFLEYLLESGNYESYMEKLVAAYNPTAAENVMCRSTLSVSWDGLLYDCDFNQMLELPVAATAPQHIRDFDEAALNARAIVVNQHCFGCTAGAGSSCGGATT, from the coding sequence ATGAAGTCTCTCCAGGCGCGCCACGCGCTATTGGCCGATACTGGCTACCAGCTGACGGTTCTTTCGCAGGCTGATGCCGCCGGGGCGCACCTGCCGGCCTTTGCGCACAAGCTGCGCGAAACCGGCCTGCTGCCGCTGCGCCCGACCAGCCTGCGCGTGATGCAGATCAACGTGGGTAAGATGTGCAACCAGGTGTGCAAGCACTGCCACGTGGACGCCGGGCCCGACCGCACCGAAATCATGACCCGCGAAACGATGCAGCAGTGCCTAGCGGCGCTGGCGCAGTCGGACATCCAGGTGGTGGACCTAACGGGCGGAGCGCCGGAGATGAACCCGGACTTCCGCTGGCTGGTGGAGCAGATTTCGGCCCTGGGCCGGCAGACCATCGTGCGCTGCAACCTCACCATCATCGTGGCCAACAAAAAGTACCACGATTTGCCGGAGTTCTTTGCCAAGCACCGGGTGCAGGTGGTGTCGTCGTTGCCGCACTTCTCGGCGGCCCGCACCGATGCCCAGCGTGGCGAAGGCGTGTTCGGGCGTTCCATCCGGGCCTTGCAGATGCTGAACCAGGTAGGCTACGGCGTGGAAGGCTCGGGTTTGCAGCTGGATCTGGTGTTCAACCCGTCGGGGGCGTTTCTGCCCGGCAACCAGGCGTCGCTGGAACGCGAGTTTAAGCAGCGGCTGCTGCGCGAGCATGGCATCGTGTTCAACAACCTGCTGGCCATCACCAACCTGCCCGTGAGCCGTTTTCTGGAGTATCTGCTGGAAAGCGGCAACTACGAAAGCTACATGGAGAAGCTGGTGGCCGCCTACAACCCCACGGCGGCCGAAAACGTGATGTGCCGCAGCACGCTCAGCGTGAGCTGGGACGGGCTGCTTTACGACTGCGACTTCAACCAGATGCTGGAGCTGCCCGTGGCCGCCACCGCCCCCCAACACATCCGCGACTTCGACGAAGCGGCGCTGAACGCCCGGGCCATCGTGGTAAACCAGCATTGCTTCGGCTGTACGGCTGGTGCGGGCTCCAGCTGCGGCGGCGCTACCACGTAG
- a CDS encoding arsenosugar biosynthesis-associated peroxidase-like protein, translated as MEKSTYYNPADLAKFGNITEWQPEMGNKFFAYYAEVFKDGALSEREKSLIALAVAHAVQCPYCIDAYTSDSLQKGADEAQMMEAVHVAAAIKGGAALVHGVQMMNKAKELSM; from the coding sequence ATGGAAAAGTCAACCTATTACAACCCAGCCGACCTGGCCAAATTTGGCAACATCACCGAGTGGCAGCCCGAGATGGGCAACAAGTTTTTTGCCTACTATGCCGAGGTGTTCAAGGACGGCGCCCTGTCGGAGCGGGAAAAGTCGCTGATTGCGCTGGCCGTAGCCCACGCCGTGCAATGCCCGTACTGCATCGACGCCTACACGTCGGACTCGCTGCAGAAAGGCGCCGACGAAGCCCAGATGATGGAAGCAGTGCACGTGGCCGCCGCCATCAAGGGCGGAGCCGCCCTGGTGCACGGCGTGCAGATGATGAACAAGGCCAAAGAGCTGTCCATGTGA
- a CDS encoding heme NO-binding domain-containing protein, with translation MHGTIFTLLKRYVQTQYDHSTWVRLMEAAGLSATNFDHKNVYPDEHMYALVGQAAEMTGLSAQELHEKFGEYLVPDLMYMYQKLLQPQWTTLDMLEHTENTMHRQVRQEHAENAPPVLQVTRLSPDELEINYVSKRRMGALAVGIVRGIAAYYDEADRIVVEPETSEDGEQVRIRVRRVVTA, from the coding sequence GTGCACGGTACCATTTTCACGCTTCTGAAGCGCTACGTACAAACGCAGTACGACCACAGCACGTGGGTGCGGCTGATGGAAGCGGCAGGCCTGAGCGCTACCAATTTCGATCATAAGAACGTGTACCCCGACGAGCATATGTATGCATTGGTCGGGCAAGCCGCCGAAATGACCGGCCTCTCGGCGCAGGAGCTGCACGAGAAATTCGGGGAGTATCTGGTGCCTGATCTGATGTACATGTACCAGAAGCTGCTGCAACCCCAGTGGACCACGCTGGATATGCTGGAGCACACCGAAAATACCATGCACCGGCAGGTCCGGCAGGAACACGCCGAAAATGCCCCGCCCGTGCTGCAGGTCACGCGCCTCTCGCCCGACGAGCTGGAAATCAACTACGTGTCGAAACGCCGGATGGGGGCGCTGGCCGTGGGCATCGTGCGCGGCATTGCCGCCTACTACGACGAGGCCGACCGCATCGTGGTGGAGCCCGAAACCAGCGAGGACGGCGAGCAGGTTCGCATTCGGGTCCGCCGCGTAGTAACGGCCTGA
- a CDS encoding anti-sigma factor domain-containing protein — protein MDIQQYIESGILEEYALGVLSAAEAAQVEQMAATHPTVQHELQAVIGGLDAYAQAHAITPPPAMRERVLAGWQQAIRSTSVDETPVVPFAPTVAAAPTSEAAPLGVPTAPIVPDPVRKDEPVVRPIGSAPEPVYEAAPRAGFGWLMAASVALLLSLAGNYVLYNRWQNTETALFAAQNDQARFAATQQASEKRLLTQDRELAVLRDEQYQSVILAGTPAAPSAKARVLYNPTTKAVYVNVRSLPTPPAGKQYQLWALDNGKPVDAGVLAATTAAGDSLQQMKDIASAQAFAMTVEDAGGSVSPTLSTMTVLGKML, from the coding sequence GTGGACATTCAGCAATATATCGAATCAGGCATTCTGGAAGAATACGCGCTAGGCGTACTCTCTGCCGCCGAGGCGGCCCAGGTAGAGCAGATGGCTGCCACCCATCCGACAGTGCAACACGAGTTGCAGGCCGTTATTGGCGGCCTGGATGCGTATGCGCAAGCCCACGCCATTACGCCGCCACCCGCCATGCGGGAGCGGGTGCTGGCAGGCTGGCAACAAGCTATCCGTAGCACTTCTGTCGACGAAACTCCAGTGGTGCCTTTCGCACCCACCGTAGCTGCGGCTCCCACTTCTGAGGCTGCTCCGCTGGGTGTGCCTACGGCTCCCATCGTGCCCGATCCTGTAAGAAAGGACGAGCCCGTCGTACGGCCCATTGGGAGTGCGCCCGAGCCGGTGTATGAGGCGGCGCCGCGCGCTGGCTTTGGCTGGCTGATGGCCGCCTCGGTGGCCCTGCTCCTGAGTTTGGCCGGCAACTACGTGCTCTATAACCGCTGGCAGAATACGGAAACGGCTCTGTTTGCGGCCCAGAACGACCAGGCCCGTTTCGCGGCCACCCAGCAGGCCTCTGAAAAGCGCCTGCTCACCCAGGACCGTGAGCTGGCCGTGCTCCGCGACGAGCAGTACCAGAGCGTGATTCTGGCCGGCACCCCGGCCGCGCCTTCCGCTAAAGCGCGGGTGCTCTACAACCCCACGACTAAAGCCGTGTACGTGAATGTGCGCAGCCTGCCCACGCCGCCCGCTGGCAAGCAGTACCAGCTCTGGGCCCTCGACAACGGCAAGCCCGTGGATGCCGGTGTGCTGGCTGCCACCACCGCCGCCGGCGACAGCCTGCAGCAGATGAAGGACATTGCCAGCGCCCAGGCCTTCGCCATGACGGTGGAAGACGCTGGTGGTAGCGTTTCGCCTACCCTTTCTACGATGACGGTGCTGGGCAAAATGCTCTAA
- a CDS encoding RNA polymerase sigma factor produces the protein MNVIPPEAMPPIADGEDLLVQRLRDRDEAAMTLFYDRYSAALYGVIMRVVKKEEEAEDVLQESMVKIWNSFSSYDASKGRLFTWVMNVSRNLAIDKIRSRQYRVGTRTQPLEDSAAVREPASPTFRPEHIGLQEMTKKLSPDQQQVVDMLYFGGYTQSEVADELNLPLGTVKTRARAAIKVLSKLIR, from the coding sequence GTGAATGTCATTCCCCCCGAAGCCATGCCCCCGATAGCCGATGGCGAAGACCTGCTGGTGCAGCGTCTGCGCGACCGGGACGAGGCGGCCATGACGCTATTCTACGACCGATACTCGGCTGCCCTCTACGGCGTTATTATGCGCGTCGTTAAAAAGGAAGAAGAAGCCGAAGACGTGCTACAGGAAAGCATGGTCAAGATCTGGAACTCTTTTTCCTCCTACGATGCTAGCAAAGGCCGGCTGTTTACGTGGGTAATGAACGTGAGCCGGAATTTAGCCATCGACAAAATCCGCTCCCGACAGTACCGCGTAGGTACTCGTACCCAGCCGCTTGAAGACAGCGCCGCAGTACGTGAGCCCGCTTCGCCCACGTTCCGGCCCGAGCACATCGGTTTGCAGGAAATGACCAAAAAACTCTCCCCTGACCAACAGCAGGTCGTTGATATGCTGTACTTCGGAGGCTACACCCAGAGTGAAGTAGCCGACGAGCTGAATCTGCCGCTAGGCACGGTGAAAACCCGCGCCCGCGCTGCTATCAAGGTACTCTCTAAACTGATCCGATAG
- a CDS encoding NAD-dependent succinate-semialdehyde dehydrogenase, whose amino-acid sequence MPIESRNPYTGRVERRFRAFSWSKTERILTQSHRAAATWRTTPFAERTRLMHRAAELLRERQDELARLMAVEMGKPLADGRAEALKCALCCDYYAEHAEQFLADDIIKTEAQRSFISHEPIGVVLAIMPWNFPFWQVVRFAAPALMAGNVGLLKHASNVPQCALALEEIFHDAGFPPATFRTLLIGSDLIEPLIADDRVRAVTLTGSEAAGAQVAATAGRYIKKTVLELGGSDAFIVLADADLEVAAKTAAQARMINAGQSCIAAKRFIVEKPVLKEFISKMKTHLLAFRPGDPLSEGTQYGPLARPDLADELTEQVNDSIKQGAKVELYGGQSEPGTALFRPMILSNIRAGQRAYDEELFGPVALVLEAKDADDAVRLANDSRFGLGGSVWTADVARGEALARRVEAGAVFVNSLVKSAPEMPFGGVKKSGYGRELSYLGIREFVNQKSIWIAKEEKPAAGKKKVE is encoded by the coding sequence ATGCCCATTGAATCCCGTAACCCCTACACCGGCCGCGTAGAGCGCCGGTTTCGGGCGTTTTCCTGGTCGAAGACCGAGCGTATTCTCACCCAGAGCCACCGCGCCGCCGCCACGTGGCGCACTACGCCGTTTGCCGAACGCACCCGCCTCATGCACCGCGCCGCCGAACTGCTGCGCGAGCGGCAGGACGAGCTGGCCCGCCTCATGGCCGTGGAGATGGGCAAGCCGCTGGCCGACGGCCGTGCCGAAGCCCTGAAATGTGCCCTCTGCTGCGACTATTACGCCGAGCACGCCGAGCAGTTCCTGGCCGACGACATCATCAAGACCGAAGCGCAGCGCAGCTTCATCAGCCACGAGCCCATTGGGGTGGTGCTGGCCATTATGCCCTGGAACTTCCCGTTCTGGCAGGTGGTGCGTTTCGCGGCCCCGGCCCTGATGGCCGGCAACGTGGGCCTGCTCAAGCACGCCTCCAACGTGCCGCAGTGTGCGCTGGCGCTGGAAGAGATTTTCCACGATGCCGGCTTCCCGCCTGCCACGTTCCGCACGCTGCTCATCGGCTCCGACCTGATTGAGCCGCTCATTGCCGATGACCGGGTGCGGGCCGTAACGCTCACCGGCTCGGAAGCCGCCGGCGCCCAGGTGGCCGCCACGGCCGGGCGCTACATCAAAAAAACCGTGCTGGAGCTGGGCGGCTCCGACGCCTTCATTGTGCTGGCCGATGCCGACCTGGAGGTGGCCGCCAAAACAGCCGCGCAGGCCCGCATGATCAATGCCGGCCAGAGTTGCATTGCGGCCAAGCGCTTTATCGTGGAGAAGCCGGTATTGAAGGAGTTCATCTCGAAGATGAAGACCCACCTGCTGGCCTTCCGCCCCGGCGACCCGCTCTCCGAAGGCACCCAGTACGGCCCATTGGCCCGCCCCGACCTGGCCGACGAGCTGACCGAGCAGGTGAACGACTCGATTAAGCAGGGCGCCAAAGTGGAGCTGTACGGCGGCCAGAGTGAGCCCGGCACCGCCCTGTTCCGCCCCATGATTCTGAGCAACATCCGGGCCGGCCAGCGCGCCTACGACGAGGAGCTGTTTGGGCCGGTGGCGCTAGTGCTGGAAGCCAAAGACGCCGACGACGCCGTGCGCCTCGCCAACGACTCGCGCTTCGGCCTCGGCGGCTCCGTCTGGACGGCTGACGTGGCGCGCGGCGAGGCGCTGGCCCGGCGCGTGGAAGCCGGGGCCGTGTTCGTCAATAGCCTCGTGAAGTCGGCCCCGGAAATGCCGTTTGGTGGCGTGAAGAAGTCAGGCTACGGCCGTGAGCTGTCGTATCTGGGCATCCGGGAGTTCGTGAACCAGAAGTCCATCTGGATAGCCAAGGAAGAAAAGCCGGCGGCTGGTAAGAAGAAGGTGGAGTAG
- a CDS encoding YdcF family protein gives MFFVLSKLLDFLLSPAVWLVVLLLAAVLVRQPARRRQLLLATLALLLLLTNPGLINEALLAWELPPVRLRQLPPRADAAVLLTGITSVNKSPHDRVYLHEGADRLTNALWLWRAGRVRHILVSGGSGAMLRKAHTEAADLITLLHLAGVPDSVIIKEDQSRNTRENALFTRRITQARPELDTLILVTSAFHQRRALGCFAQVGLHPQPFPAGYFSTDRAATPDYWLMPDPQALSRWSLLLHEISGYVVYKVLGYA, from the coding sequence GTGTTCTTCGTTCTCTCCAAGCTCCTCGATTTTCTGTTGTCGCCGGCCGTGTGGCTGGTAGTGCTGCTGCTGGCGGCAGTGCTGGTGCGGCAGCCGGCCCGTCGCCGCCAGCTGCTACTGGCCACGCTGGCGCTGCTGCTGCTGCTCACCAACCCCGGCCTGATCAATGAGGCGCTGCTGGCCTGGGAGCTGCCCCCGGTGCGCCTGCGCCAGCTGCCGCCCCGCGCCGACGCGGCCGTGCTGCTCACGGGCATCACCAGCGTCAACAAGTCGCCGCACGACCGGGTGTACCTGCACGAAGGCGCAGACCGCCTCACCAACGCGCTGTGGCTGTGGCGGGCCGGGCGTGTGCGCCACATTCTGGTGTCGGGCGGCTCGGGCGCCATGCTGCGCAAGGCCCACACCGAAGCCGCCGACCTCATCACGCTGCTGCACCTGGCCGGCGTGCCCGATTCGGTCATTATCAAAGAAGACCAGAGCCGCAACACCCGCGAAAACGCCCTGTTCACGCGCCGCATCACGCAGGCGCGCCCCGAGCTGGACACGCTCATTCTGGTGACGTCGGCGTTTCATCAACGGCGGGCGCTGGGCTGCTTCGCGCAGGTGGGCCTGCACCCGCAGCCCTTCCCGGCCGGCTACTTCAGCACCGACCGCGCCGCCACCCCCGACTACTGGCTCATGCCCGACCCGCAGGCTCTGAGCCGCTGGAGCCTGCTGCTGCACGAAATCAGCGGGTACGTGGTGTATAAGGTGCTGGGCTACGCGTGA